The Herbaspirillum sp. DW155 genomic interval CTGCTGGAAAAATTGCAACAGTTCAAGTTTGAAGGCACGGCTGCCGCGCTCATGTCGACCCTGGCTGAAACCCTGGGCCGCGCCTCGCGCTATTCCAGCGAACTGCAACGCGCCACCCTGTCCACGCGCATGCAGCCGGTGGGGCGCTTGTTCCAGAAATTCCCCCGACTGGTCCGTGAACTGGCCAAGGACCTGGGCAAGGACGTCGATCTGGTCATCACCGGTGCCGAAACCGAAGTCGACCGCGTGGTGGTGGACAGCCTCTACGACCCGCTGGTGCACATGCTGCGCAACTCGCTGGACCACGGTATCGAAGTGGACCGCGCCGCTGCCGGCAAACCCAACAAGGCGACCATTTCGCTCAACGCCTGGCAGGCCGGCAGCAGCGTCATGATCGAAGTGTTCGACGACGGCAAGGGCATGGACCCGGACATGCTGCGCAACAAGGCGCTGGCCAAGGGCCTGATCAACGAACACCAGGCGCTGACCGCCGACGAGGCGCTGCAGCTGGTGTTCCTGCCCGGTTTCTCGACCAAGGAAGTGGCTTCCAGCGTCTCCGGCCGCGGCGTGGGCATGGACGTGGTAAAGACCGCCGTGGAAAAGCATCGCGGCACCATCCGCATCGAATCCACCATCGGCAAGGGGACCAAGTTCTCGATCCGCCTGCCCATCGAACTGTCGATCATCCCGACCATGCTGGTACGCTGTGCAGGCGCCCCGCTGGCCCTGCCGATGGCCGTGGTCGAACGTGTGGTCGAGCTGCCCGAGACCTTCGACGAAGTGGGCGGTGCCCCGGTGCTGCGCGACCAGGGCCGGCCGCTGCCGGTCAACTCGCTGGCCGGCGTGCTGGGCTACGAGCCGGGCAATGAGCGCGTGGGTATCGTCATGGCGGTGCCGCACCCCTACATCCTGGGCGTGGAATCGGTGGAAGGTACGGCCGACCTGGTGATCAAGCCGCTGACCGCGATCCATACTGCCGGCATCACCGGTACGGCCCGTTCGGCTGAAGGTGAGCTGGTGCTGGTGGTGGGCTTGTCCTTCCTGCTGGACGGCTGCCGGGATCTGGAGCGTACGGCGGTGGCATAAGACTGGCGTCAGAAGCTGCAAACGCAAACGGCCGGATCTGCAAGGATCCGGCCGTTTTGCTTGAGCCTGGCGCGCTTTTTTAGCGCCGGGACTTAAAGTTCATACATGTCCTTCTCGCCCTCCATGACCTGCGCAATCAGCTTGCGATTGAGGGTCGGTGCCAGCAATTCGATGAAGGTATAGACATATCCCCGCAAATACGCCCCTTGCTTCAAGGCCACGCGCGAGACGTTGGTGCCGAACAGGTGGCCGGCCGGAATCGCCCGCAGGCCCCGGTCGCGCTCGGCATCAAAGGCGATGCCGGCAATGATGCCCACCCCCATGCCCAGTTCCACATAGGTCTTGATGACGTCGGCATCGATGGCTTCGAGCACCACATCGGGTTTCAACTGGCGCAGCGAGAAGGCATGGTCGATCTTGCTGCGGCCGCTGAAGGCAGAGTCATAGGTGATCAGCGGATTGGCGGCGATCTCTTCCAGCGTCAGGCTCTTCGATTGCAACAGCGGATGGTCGGGCGGCACCACCACCACGTGCTCCCACTGATAACACGGCAGCGAGACCAGCCCCTCGCCTGAGGCCAGCGCTTCGGTGGCGATGGCGATGTCGGCCTGGTCATTGCGCACCATCTCGGTGATCTGCTTGGGATTACCCTGCAGCAAGGAAAGATGCACTTTGGGATACTTCTGGGTGAAGGCCTGCACCACCTTGGGCAAGGCGTAGCGCGCCTGCGTGTGGGTGGTGGCGATGGTGAAACTGCCGCTGTCATGGGCGGCGAATTCCTTGCCGATGCGCTTTAAGCCATCCACCTCCTGCATGATCAGTTCCACCGACCGCAGCACCGCCCGGCCCGGCTCGGTCAGGCCACGGATGCGCTTGCCGTGGCGGGTGAAGATGTCCACGCCCAGCTCTTCTTCCAGCTCAATGATGGCCTTGGAGACGCCTGGCTGCGAGGTATAGAGGGCCTTGGCGGCCTCGGTGAGGTTGAAGTTCTGCCGTACCGCTTCACGAACGAAACGGAATTGATGAAGATTCATGAGGGAATTCCTTCGCTTCTACGTAGTAAGCGGGCGGCGCCCGGCGCCGGCCCTGCCTGCTTCATTCGCCGCATTTCCATATGCCAAAGGCGTATATAAGCAAATAAATACTATGTAGTTTGGTTTGAAGCATAAGTTTATTACGATTCGCAGACTAATGGGCGAGGTGTTATGACTGTTTCTTATGTAGTAAGCGGATTTGCCGTAGGACTGCTGGTCGGACTGACCGGGGTCGGTGGCGGCTCGCTCATGACACCCTTGCTGACCTTGCTGTTCGGCATTCATCCTTCGGTGGCGGTAGGCACCGACCTGGCCTTTGCCTCGGCCACCAAGACGGCCGGCACCCTGGCCCACCGCTTCAAGGGCACCGTGCGCTGGGACGTGGTGCGCCGCCTGTCCTATGGCGCCCTGCCCGCTGCGCTAGTGACCACCCTGCTGCTCAAGCATTTCGGTGCCGTCAGCGACGGCATTGCCCTCACCATCCGCTATTCGATTGCGATTTCGGTGTTCCTGACCGTGGTGGCCCTGCTGTTTCGCGCGCGCATGCAAGCCTGGCTCAATGCCCATCCGGAAGCGCAGCTGCAGGGTAGCCAACTGGCCAGTGCCACCATCGCCGCCGGTGCCCTGCTGGGCACGCTGGTGACCATTTCTTCCATCGGTGCCGGTGCCGTCGGCGCGACCTTGCTGGTGTTGCTGTATCCTCGCCTGTCTCCGGCGGAAATCGCCGGCACCGACATCGCCTATGCCGTCCCGCTGACCGCGATTGCGGCGCTCGGCCACTGGTGGCTGGGTTCGATCAACTGGGAACTGCTGGCCACCCTGTTGCTGGGTTCGGTGCCGGGTATCACCATCGGTTCGCTCGCCGCGCGGGCGGTGCCGGAGAAATTCTTGCGCGGCCTGCTGGCCATTACGCTGACGAGCGTTGCAGTCAAGCTGATTTGGTAGGCTGATTTTCAATCGGGCGCACCCTGATCCGGGCGCCCATAAGACGTTAACAGGGAAGAGAAGATGTACCGCTATGACCAATACGATCACCTGATCGTCCAAGAGCGAGTCGCACAATACCGGGACCAGGTGCGTCGGCGCCTGTCGGACGAGCTGGCCGAAGACGAATTCCGTATCCTGCGCCTGCAGAACGGCCTGTACCTGCAACGCCATGCCTACATGCTGCGCATCGCCATTCCCTACGGCATGCTGGCCTCCAATCAACTGCGCAAATTTGCGGAGATCGCCGTCAAGTACGACCGCGGCTATGGCCACTTCACCACGCGCCAGAACATCCAGTTCAACTGGATCAAGCTGGAAGAATCGCCCGAGATCCTGGAGCAATTGGCCAGCGTCGAAATGCACGCCATCCAGACTTCCGGCAACTGCATCCGCAACACCACCTCCGACGAACTGGCCGGTGTGGCCGCCGACGAAATCGTCGATCCGCGCCCCTATGCCGAACTGATCCGCGAGTGGAGCACCTTCCACCCCGAGTTCGCCTACCTGCCGCGCAAGTTCAAGATCGCCATCAGCGGCGCCGCCGAAGACCGTGCCGCGACCGCCGTGCATGACATCGGCCTGCATGTCATCAAGAACGAGGCGGGCGAAGTGGGCTTCCGTGTGCTGGTCGGCGGCGGCATGGGCCGCACCCCGATCCTGGGTAGCGTCATCCGTGACTTCCTGCCGTGGAAGCACGCCATGTCCTATCTGGAAGCCATCCTGCGCGTCTACAACCAGTACGGCCGCCGCGACAACATGTACAAGGCCCGTATCAAGATCCTGGTCAAGGCCATCGGCGCCGAGGAATTCGCTCGCCAGGTGGAAGCGGAATGGGCCGACATCAAGGACGGCCCCTCCACCCTGACCGAAGAAGAACTGCAGCGCGTGGCCAAATTCTTCACCGATCCGGCCTACGAAACCCTGCCGGCCGTGGATGCCGAATATGAACGCCTGAAAGCCGAAGACCGCGGCTTTGCCAACTGGATCAAGCGCAACGTCAAGGCGCACAAGAAGGCCGGTTATGCGGCTGTCGTGCTGTCGTTGAAGAAGCCGGGCGTGCCGCCGGGTGACATCACCGCCGACCAGATGAACTTCGTGGCCGACCTGGCCGATCAATACAGCTTTGGCGAACTGCGCGTGACCCACGAACAGAACCTGGTGCTGGCCGACGTCAAGCAATCCGAACTGTATGCGCTGTGGAAAGCCGCCAAGTCGCATGGCCTGGCTACGCCCAACATTGGTCTCCTGACCGACATCATCTGCTGCCCCGGCGGCGACTTCTGCTCGCTGGCCAATGCCAAGTCGATCCCGATCGCCCAGGCCATTGCAGAGAAGTTCGAGAACATCGACTTCCAGCATGACATCGGCGACATCGAACTGAACATCTCCGGTTGCATCAACGCCTGCGGCCACCATCACGTGGGCAACATCGGCATCCTGGGCGTGGACAAGGATGGTTCCGAGTGGTACCAGGTCTCGCTGGGCGGCGCCCAGGGCAACGAGTCCTCGATTGGCAAGATCATCGGCCCCTCGTTCTCGGCCACCCAGATGCCCACCGTGATCGACCGTCTGCTGCAGGTGTATGTCAAGCAGCGCACCGAGGAAGAACGCTTCATCGACACCGTGCGCCGCATCGGTGTGACCCCGTTCAAGGAATTCGTTTACGCAACGCCGATCCGTTCGGCCGAGTATGTCGCAGGAGAAGACGCAAATGCCTGAAATCATCAAGAACAAGACCGTCGTGAGCGACGACTGGACCGTCCTGCGCCTGGCTGAAGGCGAGACCGCAGAGACCGTGACCGTGCCGCAAGGCCGCGTGATCGTACCGCTGAAGGTGTGGCAGGCACAGGGCGATGCCCTCAAGGCGCGCGCCGAAGTCGGCGTGTGGCTGGCCAGCGATGAGCGTCCGGAAGAACTGAAGGGCCAGCTGGAGAACTTCAAGGTCGTCGCTGTCGACTTCCCCAAGTTCGCCGACGGCCGTGGTTACTCCATCGCCTACAACCTGCGTGCCCGCCTGGGCTACACCGGTGAGCTGCGTGCCATCGGCGACGTGCTGCGCGACCAGCTGTTCTACATGCAGCGCGTGGGATTCGACGCCTTCGCCGTGCGTGCCGACAAGAACATCCACGATGCCGTCAAGGGTCTGACCGACTTCTCCGAGAAGTACCAGAGCTCCTGGGACGAAAAGAACCCGCTGTTCCGCCGCGTCAAGCGCGAAACCGTGCAGGCCGCTGACTGAACGGCGATTGTGAAGAAGGAAGGACAGCCCATGGCCAACCCAGGCTTGCAAGAACTCATCGCCAAGACCCAGGCCACCCTGGAACGCATCGCCGCCGAGTACGCCCCGGCGGCGCTGGCCTCCAGCCTGGCCGCCGAAGACATGGTGCTGACCGACCTGATCCTGCGCGGCAAGCTGCAGGATCGCATCAGCATCTTCACCCTGGAAACCGGTCGGCTGCACAAGGAAACCTTGGGCATGATCGACCGCATCCGCGCGACCTACGATTACGAAGTCGCGCCCTATCGTCCCCAGCCTGAGGCGGTCGAGGCTTACGTGCAGAAGAATGGCGCCAATGCCTTCTACGACAGCGTGGAACTGCGCAAGGAGTGCTGCCACATCCGCAAGATGGAGCCGCTGAACCGCGCCCTGGCCGGCAAGGCCTCGTGGGTGACCGGCCAGCGTCGTGCGCAATCGGTCACACGCGCCGAGCTGCATGTGCAGGAACGTGACGAAGCCCACGGCATGGAGAAGTTCAACCCCCTGGCCGACTGGTCGGAACAGGACGTCTGGGACTACATCCGCGCCCACGGCGTGCCCTACAACCCGCTGCACGATCAGGGTTACCCCTCCATCGGCTGCGAGCCCTGTACCCGCGCCATCCAGCCCGGCGAGGACATCCGCGCCGGCCGCTGGTGGTGGGAGAACCCCGACTCCAAGGAATGCGGCCTGCACGTGGTCGATGGCAAGCTGGTGCGCATCAAGGCGCATGCGGCGAGCTGAACCAGAATTCAACCAGAGCAACAACAAGCAAAGCATCGGAAGGTCCGGCATGAACACTGCGGTAGACACCCTCTTTTTGGACAACGCCAGCAACCGTCACCTCGACTGGCTGGAATCGGAAGCCATCCACATCATGCGCGAGGTCGCGGCCGAGTGCAGCAACCCGGCGCTGCTGTTCTCCGGCGGCAAGGACTCGGTGGTGCTGCTGCGCATCGCCGAGAAGGCCTTCCGCCCCGGCAAGTTCCCCTTCCCGCTGGTGCACATCGACACCGGCCACAACTTCCCGGAAGTCATCGCATTCCGTGACCGCCGCGCCGCCGAACTGGGCGAACGTCTGGTGGTGCGTTCGGTGGAAGATTCGATCAAGCGCGGCACCGTGCGCCTGCGCAATCCGCAAACCGATTCGCGCAACGCCGCGCAAGCCGTCACGCTCCTGGAAACCATCGAGGAATTCAAGTTCGACGCCTGTATCGGCGGCGCGCGCCGCGATGAAGAAAAGGCCCGCGCCAAGGAACGCATCTTCTCCTTCCGCGACGAATTCGGCCAGTGGAATCCCAAGGCCCAGCGCCCCGAGCTGTGGGACCTGTATAACACCCGCGTGCATCCGGGCGAGAACATGCGCGTCTTCCCCATCTCGAACTGGACCGAGCTGGACGTGTGGCAGTACATCGCCCGCGAAAAGCTGGCCCTACCCTCGATCTACTTCGCCCATGAGCGCGAGGTAATCCCGCGCAATGGCCTGCTGGTGCCGCTGACCGACCTCACCCCGGCCCGCGAAGGCGAGACCGTGGAAAAGCAGGTCGTGCGCTTCCGCACCGTGGGCGACATCTCCTGCACCTGCCCGGTTGCCTCCGATGCCGCTTCGGTCGAAGCCATCATCGCCGAAACCGCAGTGACCCAGATTACCGAGCGCGGCGCGACCCGCATGGACGACCAGACGTCCGAAGCCTCAATGGAAAAACGCAAGAAGGAAGGATATTTCTGATGAACGCCGCCGCAACCCAAGCACAACTGGCCCAGGCCTCCGCGCAACCACACGAACGCGGCCTGCTGCGCTTCATCACCGCCGGGTCCGTGGACGATGGCAAGAGCACCCTGATCGGCCGCCTGCTGTTCGACAGCAAGGGCATCTTCGCCGACCAGCTCGACGCCATCTCGCGCGCCAAGCACAAGCGCACCGTGGGCGACACGGTGGACCTGTCGCTGCTCACCGATGGCCTGGAAGCCGAGCGCGAGCAAGGCATTACCATCGACGTGGCCTATCGCTACTTCGCCACGCCCAAGCGCAAGTTCATCATCGCCGATACCCCCGGCCATGAGCAGTACACCCGCAACATGGTGACCGGTGCCTCGACCGCTGACGCCGTGATCATCCTGGTGGATGTCTCCAAGGTGAAGCTCGGTGACGATGGCAGCGTCGAGCTGCTGACCCAGACCAAGCGCCACTCCACCATCGCCCATCTGCTGCAGATCCAGCACGTGATCGTGGCCGTCAACAAGATGGACCTGGTGGATTACGACCAGACCGTCTATGACCGCATCGTCGGTGCCTACCAGCAGTTCGCGCAGCAACTGGGCCTGAAGGACGTGCACGCCATTCCGCTGTCGGCCCTGGCCGGCGACAACGTGGTGCAAGCCAGCGCGCGCATGCCCTGGTACCAGGGTCCGACGCTGATCATGCTGCTCGAATCGCTGTCCGTATATGAAGATGCGCACGAGGAAGCCTTCCGCTTCCCGGTGCAGCTGGTGGCGCGCCACAACGGCCACGAAGCCAATGACTTCCGTGGCTACATGGGCCGCATCGAAGCCGGCAAGGTCGCCAAGGGCGACAAGCTGGTGGTGCTGCCCAGCGGCCAGAGCGCGACCGTCAAGGACATCCAGACTCTGGACGGCTCGCTGGAATCGGCCTCGGCCGGACAGTCGGTGACCATCCTGCTGGACGAGTATCTGGATATTTCCCGCGGCGATCTGCTGGCATCGGCGGCCCAGCCCTCGACCATCCTCAAGACCGTCGATGCCGATGTGTGCTGGCTCTCCGAAGAACCGCTGGACCTGCGCCGCAAGTACTGGCTCAAGCACACCACCAAGCAGGTCGCTGCGCGCGTGGCCAAGGTCGATACGCTGCTGGACATCAATACCCAGGAACGCCGTCCGGCCGATACGCTCAAGCTCAACGACATCGCCCGCATCAGCGTGAACGTGCAGCAGCCCATCGCGGCCGATGCCTACCAGGATATTCGCGCCACCGGTGCCTTCATCCTGATCGACGAAGTGAGCCACCAGACTGTCGCCGCTGGTATGATTCGGATCGACTGATTTTCCTTCGATCCGCAATCGTCTCTTCGTACAGGCCATGGCCACCCAACAGGCAGCAACTTCCCATTCTTCCGATTCACCCGCCCCCGGCCCGGAACATCCGGGCATGGTGTGGCTGGTCGGCTCCGGCCCGGGGGCCGCTGACCTGTTGACGGTACGTGCCGCGCGCCTGCTGGCGCAAGCCGAGATCGTACTGCACGATGCCCTGGTCACCCCGGACATCCTGGCGCTCTGCCCGCAGGCCGTGCTGGTCCCGGTGGGCAAGCGCAGCGGCCAGCGCTCCACGGCCCAGCCCGTGATCAACCAGAAGCTGGTGGAAGCGGCCCGGCAGTATCGCCGCGTGGTGCGCCTGAAAGGCGGCGACCCCATGCTCTTCGGCCGTGCCGATGAAGAAATGCGGGCGCTGGAAGAACACCACATTCCCTACGAAATCGTCCCCGGCATCACCGCCGCGCTGGCCGCCGCCTCGGCCGCCAAGCGGCCGCTGACGCGGCGCGGGATTGCGCGCAGCGTTTCGCTGTTCACCTCCAGCACGGGTGTGGACGAGCCGGATGAAGTGCGCATGCCCAATGGCGATACCCTGGTCCAGTACATGGGCGGGCGCGAAGCCACGGCCACCGCGCAACGCCTGCTGGCGCTGGGCCATGCGCCCGATACGCCGGTGGTGGTGGTGGAGAACTGCAGCCGTGCTGACCAGCACATCTACCATCTGCAACTGGCCGGCCTGGAAGCCGGGTTGCAAGCCTGCAGCGGGCCGGTGCTGGTGATGATCGGGCCGGCGCTGGCGGATCGGAACGCCGCCCCAGCCTGACAAGCGCCGCAGGCGGCCTGACCATTGCGAGCCAGGTTTTGCTTTGCCCAAAAGCCGATGGCCCGTTTCCGGGCCATCTTTGCTTTTGCCGCGACAAGCGTTCGGATCAGCCCTTCGCCATCCCCACGCAATAAGCCGCAATCGCCTGCAACACCGCCTCATCCTCCCCTACCGCCGGCACGGTGCGCACTTCCACTCCCGGATGCGCCTGGCGCAGCTGTTCCAGCAATTCCGGCAAATCGCGGCGCACGTGGCCGCCCTGCCCCAGGAACACCGGAATGACGGTGACGCGCCGGCTGCCAGCGGCAATCTGCCGCGCCGCCACGGTCGGCAGGTCCGGCTGCATCAGCTCCAGGAAGGCCAGCTCCACGCTGGTCCCCGGCATGGCCGCTTGCGTGAGCGCGCGCAGACGCTCGAAAGGCGCGGCCCAGGCGGGGTCGCGGGCGCCGTGGGCGAACAGGATCAGGCTTTGGGAAGTGGCTTGGCTCATGATGTACAGCAGTCTTTCAGGCTAAAAAGGACAATCGTCGCACCTTCACCGCGCCGGCTCAGGTCCGCTCCACCCACCACAGCGAGCCGATGGCCAGCGCCATGAACAAGAGGCTGGGCAAGGCCGCAGTGATGAAAGGCGGCCAGGTGTTGAGCAGGCCAAGATGCGAGAACAGGCTATTGATCAGCTGGAAGCACACGCCAATCATGATGCCCGTGAAAATCTTCAGGCTCACGCCACCCGCGCGGAAATGCAGGTAGGCAAACGGCAAGGCCAGCGCCAGCATGACGAAGATCGAGAGCGGATAGACGAGCTTCTTCCAGAACGCGATCTCATAGCGGTCGGTACGCTGGTTGTTGGCTTCCAGGTGCTTGGTGTAGGCCAGCAGATCATAGGCCGACATGCGATCCGGATCGGCAAACAGCACCGAGAGGATTTCCGGCGTCACCTCCGACACCAGCTTCATCTGCGCCAGCTTGACGGTCTTGACCGGCTCGGTGATCTTGCGATCCTTGCCGCCGGCGAAATCGGACTGCACCACGTCGTTGAGCACCCATTGATGGTTACCCTCATAGACGCCGCTCTTGGCCGCGACCATGCGCGCCATGTGGAATTCGGCATCGAGCTCGTAGAGCTTGACGCCTTCGATGCGGCCGTCCGGCTGCACCGTCTGGATGTTGATGAAGCGGCTGCCGATCACATTGCCTTCCAGGCCGTTGTCCTTGATCACGTCCTTGGCCCACATGCCCGAGCGGAACTGCGAAGACATCGACGCGCCCTGTGCCTGGAGTCTGAGCTTCTCGGCCCATTCGGAGGCCTTGGGCGCGATCAGCTCGCCGAACACGATGGTCAGCACCGCAAAGCCCACGCCGATGCGCAGCAGTACCTTGGCCGCCATGCCGGTGGACATGCTGGAAACGCGCATGATGGTGAATTCTGAGCGTGCCGCCAGTTGCGAAAGCGTATAGATGGTGCCGATCAGCACCGCTGTAGGCATGAGCTCATAGACATTGCCGGGCAAGCCCATGAGCACGTAGAACACCGCCTGCTGCAGCTTGTAGCCATTGCGGCCGACCTGCTCCAGCTGGCCCATCAGCTCGAAGAAAGCGAACAGCGCAAGAAAGGCCGCCAGTGCAAAGAGCACCGAGCGGGTGATCTCGGAGGTGAAGTAACGTTGGATGACTCTCATCTCAGGCCTCGCGCTGGAACGTCATGGCACGGCGCACTCGGCTCCACAACCGGGATGGGTGGTAGGGATGGTTGATGTTCAGGCGCAGGGCGAACATGCCCACGATCAGCGCCGCCACGATCACGTGCACCGGCCACCAGGCCATCATGAAGCTCATGCGCTGCTGCGCCACCGAGGCCTGGAACACGCTGACCGTATTGCTGTACACCACGAACAGCAGCAGGGCCACCAGGAGCCCCAGCGACCGGCCCGCACGCGGATTCACGAACGACAGCGGAATGGCCAGCAGCATCAGGGCCAGCGCCATGAGCGGCAGCGCGATGCGCCACAGCAGCTCGCCGCGCGCATAGCCATCCTGCTTGGTCAGCAGCTCACCCATCTGCAGCGCCCGCGCCGAACGCTCGCCGGCGGAAGATTGCGACTGGTTGCCGATCAACAGGCCATAGCGCTCGAAATCGACGATCTGAAAATCGGGCAGGCTGGGCGAGCCATCGTAGCGGCGGCCCTGGTTCATGACCACGAACTTCTCGCCATCGGCATCGACCTGGGTCTCGCCTTCCTTGGCCACCACCACGCTGTTCTTGCCATCGCTGTTGATGGTGTTGACGAAGACGTTGCGGACCTTGGAAGCATCCCCGGAAATGCCTTCGACGAAGAAGATCCGGTTGGCAGCGGCCGACTCCTGGAACTTGCCCGGTGAGACGCGGGCGATGTCCTGGCGCTGCTCGAAGCGGCTGCGGTATTCGCTGCTCTGTTCATTGGCCCAGGGCGTCACCACGAAGGACAGCACCGCCACCAGGGCCATGATGGGCCAGCCGAAACGCAGCACCGGGGCAATCCAGCGTGTAAGCGACATGCCGCAGGCAAACCAGACCACGATCTCGGAATCCTGGTAGCTGCGCGTCATCACCAGCAGCACCGAGATGAAGCCGGTGAGAATGAGGATGATGGGCATGTAGTTCAGCGACTGGAAGCCGATCAGGGCCAGTACGTCTTGCGACGCCACCTCGCCGCCGGCGGCCTGGCCGAGGATCTTGATCAGCATCACGGTCAGCGTGATGGTGAACAGCGTAGTGAAGACCCCACCTGCGGTGCTGGTCAGTTCGCGTCTGAGGGCGCGTTGGAAAATCATGGGAAGGCTGGCTTGGTTTCTGGTGTCGGGGTCATTAACGGATGGCCTGCGCGGATGTCCGGCGCCCGGCATGGTGTCCGAGACTGGCTTGCCTGGCTGAACGCATGCGCCCGTGGCGTCGAAATGGGCTCTATAATCGCCAGGTAATTCATATAAAGGACGAACGATGGACTTTAGCACAAAAACATTGGACGCAAAAAACGCCTTGACGGGCGTCAAGACCGGCGCGCTGGTCGTAGGCATCCATGAAAACCGCAAGCTGACCAAGGCCGCCGGCGCCCTCGACAAGCTGGGCGCCATCAGCGCCGCACTGAAGTCGGGCGATATTTCCGGCAAGCCGGGCTCGACCCTGCTGCTGCGCGGCGTCACCGGCATCGCTGCCGAACGCATCGTGCTGCTCGGCCTGGGCGCCGAAGACGACCTCAGCGACAAGAACTTTGCCGCCGCCAGCAGCGCCCTGGTGCGTACCCTGGCCACGCTGGGCTGCGACGACGCCGCCCTGGCCCTGCCCTTCGACGGCATCAAGGGCCGCGGCCTGGCCTGGGCCGTGCGCAACGTGGTGCTGGCCGGCCGCGAAGCGGTCTACCGTTCGGACACCCTGA includes:
- a CDS encoding chemotaxis protein CheA → MDDEMLKDFVVEALELATNVEEHLLTLERHPDDLEILNAVFRAFHTIKGGAGFVNLPAMVSACHLTENLFDALRTGKAPVTPLAIEAALQASGFVADQLNELSNGAAPDSLASMPAELKDILTQAIEGKSEAPAPAAPAPAAAAPAAAAPVAAAVAAAPVASAASVDGSASVMKNGELDWPALYQAVVPGAAAAPVADSPAEAAPVAAAAAAPAPAADGEPKAAAPVQQNRRSTDSPGGAKEESIRIDAGKLDALLEVAGESVQAANQAAVLLEKLQQFKFEGTAAALMSTLAETLGRASRYSSELQRATLSTRMQPVGRLFQKFPRLVRELAKDLGKDVDLVITGAETEVDRVVVDSLYDPLVHMLRNSLDHGIEVDRAAAGKPNKATISLNAWQAGSSVMIEVFDDGKGMDPDMLRNKALAKGLINEHQALTADEALQLVFLPGFSTKEVASSVSGRGVGMDVVKTAVEKHRGTIRIESTIGKGTKFSIRLPIELSIIPTMLVRCAGAPLALPMAVVERVVELPETFDEVGGAPVLRDQGRPLPVNSLAGVLGYEPGNERVGIVMAVPHPYILGVESVEGTADLVIKPLTAIHTAGITGTARSAEGELVLVVGLSFLLDGCRDLERTAVA
- the cysD gene encoding sulfate adenylyltransferase subunit CysD; translated protein: MNTAVDTLFLDNASNRHLDWLESEAIHIMREVAAECSNPALLFSGGKDSVVLLRIAEKAFRPGKFPFPLVHIDTGHNFPEVIAFRDRRAAELGERLVVRSVEDSIKRGTVRLRNPQTDSRNAAQAVTLLETIEEFKFDACIGGARRDEEKARAKERIFSFRDEFGQWNPKAQRPELWDLYNTRVHPGENMRVFPISNWTELDVWQYIAREKLALPSIYFAHEREVIPRNGLLVPLTDLTPAREGETVEKQVVRFRTVGDISCTCPVASDAASVEAIIAETAVTQITERGATRMDDQTSEASMEKRKKEGYF
- a CDS encoding nitrite/sulfite reductase — encoded protein: MYRYDQYDHLIVQERVAQYRDQVRRRLSDELAEDEFRILRLQNGLYLQRHAYMLRIAIPYGMLASNQLRKFAEIAVKYDRGYGHFTTRQNIQFNWIKLEESPEILEQLASVEMHAIQTSGNCIRNTTSDELAGVAADEIVDPRPYAELIREWSTFHPEFAYLPRKFKIAISGAAEDRAATAVHDIGLHVIKNEAGEVGFRVLVGGGMGRTPILGSVIRDFLPWKHAMSYLEAILRVYNQYGRRDNMYKARIKILVKAIGAEEFARQVEAEWADIKDGPSTLTEEELQRVAKFFTDPAYETLPAVDAEYERLKAEDRGFANWIKRNVKAHKKAGYAAVVLSLKKPGVPPGDITADQMNFVADLADQYSFGELRVTHEQNLVLADVKQSELYALWKAAKSHGLATPNIGLLTDIICCPGGDFCSLANAKSIPIAQAIAEKFENIDFQHDIGDIELNISGCINACGHHHVGNIGILGVDKDGSEWYQVSLGGAQGNESSIGKIIGPSFSATQMPTVIDRLLQVYVKQRTEEERFIDTVRRIGVTPFKEFVYATPIRSAEYVAGEDANA
- a CDS encoding sulfite exporter TauE/SafE family protein; amino-acid sequence: MTVSYVVSGFAVGLLVGLTGVGGGSLMTPLLTLLFGIHPSVAVGTDLAFASATKTAGTLAHRFKGTVRWDVVRRLSYGALPAALVTTLLLKHFGAVSDGIALTIRYSIAISVFLTVVALLFRARMQAWLNAHPEAQLQGSQLASATIAAGALLGTLVTISSIGAGAVGATLLVLLYPRLSPAEIAGTDIAYAVPLTAIAALGHWWLGSINWELLATLLLGSVPGITIGSLAARAVPEKFLRGLLAITLTSVAVKLIW
- a CDS encoding DUF934 domain-containing protein produces the protein MPEIIKNKTVVSDDWTVLRLAEGETAETVTVPQGRVIVPLKVWQAQGDALKARAEVGVWLASDERPEELKGQLENFKVVAVDFPKFADGRGYSIAYNLRARLGYTGELRAIGDVLRDQLFYMQRVGFDAFAVRADKNIHDAVKGLTDFSEKYQSSWDEKNPLFRRVKRETVQAAD
- a CDS encoding GTP-binding protein, with the translated sequence MNAAATQAQLAQASAQPHERGLLRFITAGSVDDGKSTLIGRLLFDSKGIFADQLDAISRAKHKRTVGDTVDLSLLTDGLEAEREQGITIDVAYRYFATPKRKFIIADTPGHEQYTRNMVTGASTADAVIILVDVSKVKLGDDGSVELLTQTKRHSTIAHLLQIQHVIVAVNKMDLVDYDQTVYDRIVGAYQQFAQQLGLKDVHAIPLSALAGDNVVQASARMPWYQGPTLIMLLESLSVYEDAHEEAFRFPVQLVARHNGHEANDFRGYMGRIEAGKVAKGDKLVVLPSGQSATVKDIQTLDGSLESASAGQSVTILLDEYLDISRGDLLASAAQPSTILKTVDADVCWLSEEPLDLRRKYWLKHTTKQVAARVAKVDTLLDINTQERRPADTLKLNDIARISVNVQQPIAADAYQDIRATGAFILIDEVSHQTVAAGMIRID
- a CDS encoding CysB family HTH-type transcriptional regulator, with the translated sequence MNLHQFRFVREAVRQNFNLTEAAKALYTSQPGVSKAIIELEEELGVDIFTRHGKRIRGLTEPGRAVLRSVELIMQEVDGLKRIGKEFAAHDSGSFTIATTHTQARYALPKVVQAFTQKYPKVHLSLLQGNPKQITEMVRNDQADIAIATEALASGEGLVSLPCYQWEHVVVVPPDHPLLQSKSLTLEEIAANPLITYDSAFSGRSKIDHAFSLRQLKPDVVLEAIDADVIKTYVELGMGVGIIAGIAFDAERDRGLRAIPAGHLFGTNVSRVALKQGAYLRGYVYTFIELLAPTLNRKLIAQVMEGEKDMYEL
- a CDS encoding phosphoadenylyl-sulfate reductase: MANPGLQELIAKTQATLERIAAEYAPAALASSLAAEDMVLTDLILRGKLQDRISIFTLETGRLHKETLGMIDRIRATYDYEVAPYRPQPEAVEAYVQKNGANAFYDSVELRKECCHIRKMEPLNRALAGKASWVTGQRRAQSVTRAELHVQERDEAHGMEKFNPLADWSEQDVWDYIRAHGVPYNPLHDQGYPSIGCEPCTRAIQPGEDIRAGRWWWENPDSKECGLHVVDGKLVRIKAHAAS